A region of the Kitasatospora viridis genome:
GGCGTCGGTGAGTCCGGAGTTCATGGGGCCCGGCCGGACCAGGGTGATCATGTCGGCCAGCTCCGGGAGGGAGCGGGGGCGCATCTGCTCGCAGAGCCGCGTGCCGGAGTGGGTCTCGATCTGGAAGACGCCGAGCACGTGGGCGTCCGCGATCTCCTCCCACACCATTGGGTCCTCGAACTGCTCCTCCCAGGCGTCGAGGTCGAGGATGATGCCGCGCTGCTCCCGGATCGCGTCGAGGCAGACCTGGACGGTGTCGAGGGTGCGGAGGGTGAGCACGTCGAACTTAACCAGCCCGAGGTTCTCGACGTCAGCCATCGACCACTGGGTGACCATCTGCTCTTCGCCGTCGACGGAGCGCAGGGGCAGCCAGCCGGTGAGCGGGCGGTCGGTGGAGATGACGACTCCTGCTGCGTGGCGGCCGTAGCTCTTGAGGCGGCCGACCAGGCGCTCGGCCATGGCGAAGAGGTCGGGGTAGCGCTGGGCGTAGGGGGCGAGCTGGTCCCCGTGCTGGGTCCACAGTTCGTCCCATGACATGCCGAGCCCGGCGGTCCCGGCCTCGGCTTCGTCGATCAGGGCGCAGACCTTGCGGAGGTCCACGTGGGCGCCGTCGGGGAGGCGGGAGGCGAAGACGCGGCCGAGGTCGTTGATGACCGCCTTGTTCTTCAGCCGCAGCTCGGTGCCGATGCTGACGACGTGGTCCTGGCCGTAGCGCGAGCGCAGGTAGGCGAGGATGTCGGCCTTGCGGGAGGCGGGGAAGTCGACGTCGAAGTCCGGCAGGCCGCTTCGGCCGCGCGTCAGGAAGCGCTCGAAGAGGAGTGAGTGCCGGATGGGGTCGAGCGAGGTGATGCGGGTGAGGTAGGCGACGAGGCTTCCTCCGCCGGAGCCTCGTCCGGGCCCGACCAGGATGCCGTTGTCCTTCGCCCAGGAGCAGTAGTCCGCGACCATCAGGTAGTAGCCGCAGAATCCTCGCTCGACCAGGAGGTCCATCTCCCGTTCGAAGCGGGAACGGTAGGTCTGCTGGTCGGCGGTGGCGGGGATGCGTCGCTGCCAGTTGGCCTCGCAGGTCTCGCGCAGGCGGCGGGCGTCGTCGTCGTGTGTGCCGTCCCTGGTGAACACGGGGGTGGTGGTGGTGCCTTCGATGCGCGCTGTGCAGCGGGCGGCGAGGACGGCAGTGTTGGTGACGGCCTCGTCGACGACGTCGGGTGCGAGGTAGGCGAGGGCGGCGCGGACTTCGGCCTCGGTCTGGAGGTAGAGGTCGAGGTCTTCGCTGAAGAGGTCCGTCTCGTCCTGGATGTCCTTGTTGGTCTGGACGGCAATCCAGGTGCTGTGGGCGTCGGCGTCGGCGCAGGTCGGGAAGTGCGAGTCGACGGTGGCCAGCAGCGGCAGGCCGTGTTCGCGGGCGAGGTCGATGAGCTGGTTGTTCAGGGCCTGCTGCTTGGGCAGCGTGTTGGTCTGGATCTCCACGTACAGGCGGCCGGGGAAGATCGCCATGAGGTGGGCCAGGCGCTGGCGGGCGGTCTCGGTGTCGCCGTCGGCGAGCGCGACTGCGATGGGGCCGCGCAGGCAGCCGGTGGAGGCGATCACGCCGTCGGCGTGGCGCTGCAGGGTGCTCCAGTCCATGCGGGGCCTGCCGTAGTGGCCGTCCCGGTAGGACTCGGTGGAGGCTGCCCAGAGATTGCTCAGGCCGGTGTTGTTCTCGGCGTAGAGGCACAGGTGCCAGTAGTTGTTCCGGATGTGCTTCTGGGCTTCGGCGTCGCCTGGTGCTGGGCGGGCAAGCCGGTCGTCGACCAGGTTAGCTTCGATACCGAATACCGGGTGGAGGCCCGCTGCGTCGCAGGCTCGCTGGAGTTCGGGGTGGCCTGCGCAGGTGCCGTGGTCGGTGAGGCCGAGCGCGGTCTGACGGTCTGCGGCGACCTGGTGGACGGCCTCTCCCAGAGTGGACAGACCATCCAGGGCGCTGTACTCGGCATGGGTGTGGAGGTGGACAAAGTTGCTCCGTTGCGCATGTGCTGAGTTGCTTATCTCTGGTTTTGCTCGCTCTGCCTCTCCGATGGTCGGCAGTCCGTGCGGATGCCGGGTGAGGGCTTCGGGAGCCACGCTGTAGGTGCCGCTGGCGGTCTCTGTGCGCAGGTCGGCGAAGGTGTCGGCGGTGACGGCCTCGGCGGAGCCGTCGGAGGCCACACAGGCGATGCCTTCGGCTCCGGCCGCGAGCGCGCGGGCCCAGAGGCTGGCCGGGATGTTGTTCCACGTGTCGGTCGGAACGAGAAGCCAGCGGCTGGCGTCGTCGTCGTGCTCGACCAGGGCTGTGGTGGTGGACGGGTGGGTCTCGATGACGCGGTACATCGGCAGGATTCCCCGGCTGCAGGTGGCAGGTGGCAGGTGGCCGGGCCCGGCCGCGACTCGTGGCAGGCGAGTGCGGCCGGGCTGCTGGGGCCGAGCGTCAGTAGGGCGGCTCGTCGATCTCGGAGGCCGGGTGCTGCGGGGCCGACGACGGCGAGCCCATGCCTCGGATCTTGGCCCGCAGGTCTCCGCTCATCCGGGGCTTGGCCGGTGAGGCCCCGAGATCGGTGAGCGCGTTGCCGCCCTGGCCCGTGGCCACGACGTTGCCGTCCTTGTCCAGCTCGAACCGGGGGTCGAAGAACCGCGCGTAGTAGGCGTCGGACGCCTTCTCACCGATGATGGCGGCGAGGTTGAAGCTCCTCGTGTCCAGGGTCTGCAGGTACCGGTCCCAGGCCGGGGTGCCCGGCTTGAGGTCGGGCACCGGGTCGAGGCTGCTCACCTGGTAGGCGGTGTCCTTGCCGGTACCTTCCCGGGAGACCTTGTAGTCGCGGTCGCAGACGGTCTTGTGCAGGCCGTACATCTGCCGGAAGTGCGCGAAGAAGGTCTTCATCGGCTGGTTGATCACGATGATCTTCGGGAAGCGGTGGACGGCTCCGGTCGGCTGGCCGTCCTCGCCCGTCTCCTCGACCTGGACGGTCTTGTCCCGGATGCCGACGATGACGCCGAGCTTGGACGGGCCGCCGAGGGCCTCGCTGCCGTCGCCCTTGACCAGCTCGCGCTCGACCGCGAAGGCCCAGGCGCGGATCTGCGGTGTGGCGAGGTGGCCGAAGTTATTGCGCAGCTTGTTGTCGCAGATGTAGCAGCCGTCGAAGTGGCTGGCGAGCGCCTCGTCCTTGCGGCAGACGGCGGTCATCGACCGGGGCCAGTTGTCGACGCCTTCGGGGGCAGCCTTGGTCGGCACGAAGGAATGCTGGTCGACCCAGATCAGCTCGGGGTCGTCGGTCAGCATGCGAAGGATGATGCTCTCGCCGTCTTCGATCCCGAAGTACTCGGGCCCGTTGCTCCGCCGGGACTGAGCGGCCTTTCGGGCCTCGTCCTCGGCGGCGCTGGCGGCGTGTCCGCCGGTGCGGAAGCTGAAGGAAGGCGTGTTGGCAGTCACGCATTTCTCCTGAATTCTTGGCAGGGTTTTTAGGGGGGGTACATCAGGTGAAAATTCAGAGAGCAGCAGCGGTGGCAGTCGCGGCAGCAATCAGGAGTGGCGAGGGGTTCAGGTTTTCGTGCAGCAGGAAAATATGGACCCCGTCCACCTGGTGGATCTGGTATGCGTCGCTGTTGGCGCGATGGAATCCGACCGCCAGGCGGCGGATGGGTTCGCATCCAGCGAGTGCCGTGGCGAGATCCTGCTGCCAGAGGGCCAGCCTGTCGATGTCATCGCAGGTGGTGGCCTTGAGGTAGTAGGAGTAGCTCCACGGCGGGGTGGTTATTGGTCCTTGCCCATCAAAGCGTTGGGGTTCTGCGGTGTCAAGGCGCGAATCGCCTTCTGAATCTAGGTTGGCAGCGAATGAGATACCCAGAGATGAAAGCATGTCGAGAGCTGTCGTGAAATTGCCTGCGGCGCTGTGCTGGGCGGCGATCGGCGCAGCGTGTCGCAGGAGGACTTCCAGGCTCCAGCGATCAGGGAAGAAGCCCTGCCAGGTGGCGTCGTAGGCGGCGCGGGTCCGGGGGTTCCACAGCTGCTTGAAGATGTAGGTGAGGCGGGGGCTTCCGGTGCCCCGGGCCTGGTAGGCGGCGAACAGCTCGGCGCGGGTGGCATGGGTGGGGACACCCAGCTCGGCGTAGTAGCCGTTGACGTCGGCGACGGGTGGCGCCTCGTACCGGGCCAGTTCGGTGGAGAGGCTGAGGGCTGCCCTGGCCGGGTCGCCGACCAGGATCAGCTCCTCCCCCGCCATATGCCCTACTCCTCGGTCGGTTCCTCTTCCAGCAGCACACGGCGCTGCTCGTCGGTGAGCCCGGCGCTCTTAGCGAGCGGTGGGTCCGGCTGGGAGTCGTCGCGGCTGATCACGCTACCGGCACCGGTCTTTCTGAGCATCCTCGGCCTCCTGCTGTCGTCGGTCACCCCTTCGTGGTGTCAGGCGGGGGGATGGCAGGGCTGGCCGGGGTGGGCGTGGCGGTGGCAGCGGTGGCAGAACAGCTGGGCGGGGCGTTGCCAGACGGGCCAGGGGACGGCGGCTTGGTGGATCAGGGCCTCCGCGCTGGGGGTGTCCAGGTCTGCAGGGTCGGCTGCGTACGGGCTGTCGACCACGAGGACGTTGTGGCGGCGTGAGGTCTTCTCGGCGATGCCTTCGAGGTAGTGACCGCGCTCGGTGAAGCGGGACTCGGTGGCGTTCCACCCGGCGGTGTCGTTGTCGAGCCACCAGATCAGGGTCTCCGCCCAGGGCGGGACGAGGTCCAGCTGCCGGTCGGTGATCTCAGCACCGAAGGTGGCCCGCATCGGGATGGCCAGGCCGTGGCGCAGGACGCTCATCGGGGATTCGACCATGACGAGGCAGCGCCCGGTGACCTCGGGGAAGGGGTTGTAGAGGGTGGAGTCCTTGGGGAAGCCGGGTGTGTTGAGGTACTTGGGGGTGCCGTCGCGCTCCAGCCGTCGGGACTGCCAGCCGACGAGATTGCCGTTCCAGCGGTGCGGGATGACGGCCCGGCGGCCCATGTAGTTGCCCTCTCGGTCCCGGCCGGGCGGGGAGCTGCAGATTCCGGCGCGGGAGGCGTTGGCCTGCGGGATCTGGCGCTCGCCGAGGATGTAGTCGGGGATGCCCTGCCAGGGGGTGAGGACCTGGTCTGCGTAGCGGGGCAGTGGCTCTGGGCGGGTGGGGGTGTAGATGCTGTCGAAGAGGTTGAGCAGGTCGGGCAGCTCCATGGCCCGGTTGAGTCCTGCCTGCCCGGTGAGCCAGGCGCGGGCCTGCTCGACGGTGGTGTCCTGGACGGTCGCGATGAGCCACAGGGCGGTGCCGCCGCTGCCGGAGAAGCAGTTGTAGAGCCACCGGTCCCAGTTCAGGGAGGCGGTGGGGTTGCGGGCCTGGTCAGTGTGGTGGGGACAGACCAGGCAGCCGTGGATCAGTTCCGTGCCGCGCCGCTGGATGTTGGTAGCGCCCAGCTCGGCGAGCAGGTCGAGGGCGAGGCGTTCCTTGTGGGCGTCCGGCAGGGCGACCAGGTCGTGGAGGTCACTGCTGCTCATAGTCGGCCGTTCGCTCGCACCAGGTGTATCCGCAGCGCAGGCAGGCTCGGCACAGGTGCTCGGTGAGCATGTCGGAGATCTGGGTCGGGTCGTCGGCCAGTTGCAGGGCGTGCTGGTACTCGGTGTCGCACTCCCCGACCACGACGGCGGGGTGGTAATGGGTTATGGTCTCGCCGCTGCAGCATTTGATGCAGGTGGAGGAGTTGTCTTCGGTACGCCGGAACGGCTTGATCCAGTCCATTACGCCGCGTTCGTTCTCTTCTCGTCTCGGCGCTGCTGGCTGTGCAATCTCTCGGCTTCCTTGCATTCCTCGCACTCTTCTTTCCGCTTTCGGTGCCAGCGGTATTTTGCGGGAGTCCCGCAATCCGGCGGCTCCTTTTTATTGAGCGATCTCGCTCTGGGTTTGCGGTTCTTTTCTCGTTCTTCTTTGTCGCGTTCGGCTTCGGGGCCGCACAGTTCGCAGAGGTCTTCTTTGAAGTAGCGGTGGCGTCGGACGGCGGCCATGGTGCCGTGTTCGGGCGGGTTGCGGCGCTTGCGACGGCGCTTCGGCTGGGTGGTCGGCGCTTGAGCCGCCTCGACGTCGTCGGTGCTGTCCGCGAGTTCGAGGTGGGCCAGCGCGGAGGTGTACTGGGGCGGAAATCCGGCAGCACGGCGGTCGTCCTCGGTCTCGCCGCCCCAGATCCCCCACTCCCCCAGGTTCCGGGCTCGGTTGCGGCAGGGGTCGAGCACCGCACAGCTGGAGCACAGCGCCTTGGCCTGGGCGATGTCGCGGCCGGTGTAGGAGAAGAAGATCTTGGCACGGCCGACGCAGGGAGGCAGTGGGGGTGCCCCGGTGGTCACAGGCTCACCTCCTGGCGGGCTTCCTGGATGCCGTACCAGGGTTCCCAGGCGCAGTCCCACGCCTTGGTGTCCATGCGCCGGGCCGCGAGGATCTGTACGGTGGCCTGGCCGATCCGGGTCTGGGTCTCGGAACGGAGCAGACCGAACACCCAGCTCGCGGAGCGTTCGACCTCGGCGCCTTCCGCCAGGTCGTACGGCTCGGCAATGCCGGTCTTCTGCATCCGCTTGACGCCCTCGCGGGAGAACTGGTGCGCGAGCAGGAGCGGCATGGGGCGGCGGCCGGTGGAGACCAGCGTGGCGAAGCCCATCATCAGGTCGCGGACCTGCTCCCAACGGGCCTTGCGGCCGGGCTGGGGGTGCTCGACGTGGGTGAGCTGGTCGACGATCAGCGACTTGGCGCCGAGGGCCTGGGCGTGCCGGACGAGGGCGGCCGGGGTGCGGCGGCCGGGCTCGGGGGAGATGACGTGCAGGCCGTCGCGCAGTTCGTCTCCCCGGGCAGCCAGGAAGTCCGCCAGGCGCTGGATCTCAGCTTCGGTACAGGTGCCCATCTGGTACTTGCGGTAGTCGATGGCGCAGATCTGGCAGGCGATGCGGTCCAGGGTCATCTGGACGCCGTTCTCCAGGGTGTAGAGGACGGTCTCTCGGCCGCGCAGCCACTCGCTGATGGCGGCCCACGTCATCGTCCAGCTCTTGCCGCCCTTGGGTGGGGCGGCCCAGACGGCGATCTCGCCGTCGTGGATGCCCCGGGTGTGCTGGTCGATGGCGTCGATGCCCAGGCACAGGCCGCTGAGGACGGCGCCCGTGGTGAGGCGGTGCTGGTAGCGGGCCAGGGAGTCGTTCAGGCCCTGGGTGGCCTCGATCTCGTTGGTGCGGTCGCGGACGGTCAGGGCCAGCTCGAACCAGCGCTCGGCCGCGAGGGCGACGACGTCAGTCCGCTCCCCCACGGTGGCCTTGGCGAGGTCGATGGCGACGTCGCGCTGGAGCCGCTGGCTGGTGGCCAGGACGTACTGGCTGTTGAGGGTGTCGATGGCCCAGGTGACGTCGTCGATCTGTAGGTCGTCGTCGGGCAGCGTGATGTCGCACTGCTCCAGGCGGTCGCCCCACTCCTCGGTGATCATCTCGCGGGAGGGGGCCTTGGCCCGGCCGCTGCGGTGGAAGTACTCGACGGCCCACTCGACCACCTCGCGCATCCCCTCGGTGGGGATGACGTCCAGGTCGAGGCCGACCACCGTGAGGCGGTCGAGGGCTTCGACATCGAGCAGTGAGCCGTAGAGGACGTTCTCGGCGTGCGTGGTCACCGGCTACACCACCGTGATGGGGCGGGTGAGGCCGAGGTCGGCTTCCTGGCGGGAGATCTCGCGGCGGCGGGGGCGGAAGTCGGCGCCGGAGACCTCGATGAAGTCGGACTGCTCGGAGAGCAGGCTCATCACATAGCCGCCGTAGCCGTCCTGGATCTGGTGCGGGGTGAGGTTGGTGGTGAGGATGACCGGCTGGCTGTTGGCCGCCCTGGAGCGGATGACCTGGTCGACCATGGATTCGACCATCTCCAGGCGGCCCTTGTGCTCCTTCCCGAGGTCGTCGATGGCGAGGACCTCGGAGGCGTGGACGCGGCGGTTCCACTCGGCCCGTTCGGTCTCGTCGCGCCAGCCGCCGGTGAACAGGTCGATGATCGAGTTGAACTGGGCGGTGAAGACGTCTCGCGCCTGGGCCATGAGGGCCTTGGCCAGCAGGGTGAGCAGCAGGGTCTTGCCGGTTCCGGCGTCAGGGGACCAGAGGATGAGGTTGCGGCCCTGAGCGATGTTGCGGGCGCCGTTGACGGCGTACTGCATGATCTGGTCGCGGACGTGTTCGGGGACGGCGGTGGCGTCTTCCCAGTCGAGGCGCTGGTAGGCCAGCCCGATTCCGGCGTTGAGCATCCACAGGTGCATCAGCCACTGATCGGTGCAGCTGCAGTTCCAGGTGGCCACCTCGGGTGGGGCTGTCTGGTAGTCCCACCAGCGGTAGGTGTTGCCGTTCTGCTTGAGGCAGGTGACGCAGCTGGTCGTGGGGTCGAGCCACAGCCGGGGGCGGGCGGCGCGCAGCCGGGCGAAGTCGTGGTTGCTCAGGGGCTTGCAGGCCCTGGGAGCGGGGGCCGGGGTGAGGGGGTTCGTCATCGGGCGAGTCGCTCGGCGATGACGGCGGCGAAGTACGGGTCGCTGTTCTTGCAGAACCGCAGGGGGGTGACTGGGGCGTCGCGCCACTGGCCGTCGCAGTGCTCGTAGGCGAAGCGGGCGATGGCGGCGGCGTCGGTGCCCCACCGAGTGGAGAAGCCTTTGAAGATCCCGGCGATGCGCTCGGCCGGGATGGTGGCGTAGGGGATGCGACGCTCCGTGAGCTGCCGCAGGACGTAGTCCCGCAGCTCCTGCCACGTCCAGTCGGTGTCGGCCGTCAGGAGGTCGGCGGAGCGGACCGTACTGGCTGTCGTGGCGATCGGAGGCGCAGCGGGCCGCGAAGGGCCGGAGGAGACGTGGAGGGGTTCGGACAGGTCGAGGAGCATGGCAGGGTTCTCCAACCGTGGCAAAGGGCTGGTGGCACGCTCAGGTGGCAGTCTGGGCGCGCTGGGGTGCTCGTGGTGGCAGCACGAGCGTGGCGTTCTCGACGCTATCCGGGGGACTTGGCGGTGGCAAGCGACTGACAGGCTTGAAGATCGAAAAAGGCGGTGGTGGGGCTCGTTCGAGTCCCACCACCGCCGGTGCGCAGCCGGGGGTTCAGCTCTTCGGGCTGTGCATGCAGGCCACGTGGAGCGAGACGCCGCCGCCCTGGACGACGAAGTACCGTCCTCCGGGCACGCTCAGGCAGGTACACCGGCCGGAGTTGTCGATGGTCTCGGTGGTGGTGCCGAGCGGCATCCAGTCCTGCTCGAAGATCGTGAGGGTTCCGTCGGTGTAGAGGATGCCGTCTTCCTCGGCCTGGACGACCAGGGGCGCGACGGACCAGCCCTGCAGGACGAGCAGGTGGGTGAGGGCCTGGTGGAGGAACTCACGGCCCCGGGTCCGGATGACGGTGCGGTCCAGGCCGCCACCGGCGTCCGGGAACGGCTTGCGGGTGCCGCCGCCCACGAAGGCGTTGAGCAGCACGTTCAGCTGACGGGGGGAGAGCGTGCCGAGGGCTTCGATCAGGCGCTGGTCGGCGATCTGCTGCCAGACCTTCCGGCCGCCCTGGGGTAGGTCGGGTCCGGTGGCCTGCTGGAGTGCGGCACCGGTCATGATCAGCATGTCGTCGGTGACGGCGGGGGCCTCCGGCTGTGCGCGGCGTCGGGGTGCGGTGAGCAGCCGGGTGTCGGCGGTCGCGCTGCTTGCTGTGAAGTCGGTCAGGTCGTGCTGGACGGCCTCGTGGCCGTGGTGGAGCGTGAGCAGGTCGTGGTTCCTGCCGTGCCAGGCGGTGGCGGGGCCGCTGACGGGCGCGGAGATGACGCCGTCCACGCGGCGCCAGGTGGCGTGGCCGTCGTCGTCGGTGGAGAGGATTTCGGTGCCGACGAGGAACGGGGCAACCTCGGCGTTCACCAGGCCGGTGCGGGCGATGTAGTACGGCTGGGGGTCGCGGATGATCACGGGCTCGGTTCGGGAGGTCACGGTGTCTCTCAGGAGTGGTGGGAGGGGCGGGCCGGACGGGGGTTCACGCCGTAGGTCCTCGCGATGCTGATGCAGACGTTGACGGCGTTGACGAGTGCGACCCCGTCGATCACCTGGTTGTAGGCCAGGACGTGCGCGAGCCGCTCGACGTCCGGGATGGTAAGGCGGAGTTCACCAGGTTCGGTGCTGCGGCGCGCTGCACTGAAGCTGCGGCCCTTGCGGAACTTGTACGGGAACGCTTCCTGGCCCGGGTAGACGTCCTTGCCGTATCGGCGGTGGCCTCGGTGCCACTCTGGGGCGTCGGCCTTGCCGAAGAAGATCGTGCCGACCTCGCGCGGGTTGAAGTGCGGGAACCGGAGGGGCGGGTAGCCGTCCGGGACCTCGGTCCGGGTGTCGAGCGGGAACTGGTCGTCCTGGAAGAGGCTCCCGCTGCTCGGCACGGGTGTGGGGCCGTCGAGGTCGGCCGAGGCCACCACCAGGGGGTCCTGGGGGGTGTCGCTCATCATGTCGCTCTTCCTTCCGGAGGTGGTCGCCGGGCCACGCGGTTGATCGGTGGCCCGGCGGGTCGTTCTAGGCAGCGGGCGTGGCGGATCGCAGGTGGATGCTCAGGCGCCCCGGAACCAGGGTGGTGATCTTGGGGATCAGGGCGGCGGCACGGCTGCGGGTGCGGCGGCCGAGCAGGAACCTCCGGAAACGGTCCTCGTCGAGCACCCGGCTGGGCGCGGTGACGGCCAGGTAGTCGGCGCGGCTGATCGTTCCGTCTGCCAGCCCCTGCTCCAGGAGGGCCTGGCTGGGGGTGTTGGTGTCGGCGGTGGCCTCGCGGGTCCACATCATGCCGGTGCCGTCGATCAGCTGCTCCTCCCGGTCGCCGGGCTGGGCGGTGCGGTAGTGGCCCTTGCCGTCGCGGGGGGTGAGGTCGGTCGCCGTGCCCGTGTTCTCGGACACGACGTCGAAGTGGGTGGAGACGATCTCGCTGATCTCCTTCCTGCGCCGCTCAACGGCGGTCTGGACCGCGTCGAGGGTGCGCTTCTCCTCCAGCAGGCGCTTCAGCTCGGTCGCGCGCAAGGCACGGCGGGTGGCGGGCGCGACGCACTTGAAGACGGCGGGGACCTGGCCGAGAGCCTGCGCGAGGTCGTCGGGGACCTTGGTGACAGCGGGCATCTTGGAGACGGTGGGCTTGGCCGGGGCGGCGGGTGTGGTGGTGACGAGCTTCGTGAGCATCTCAGCGAGCGACGTGGTGCCGTCGGTGGCGTAGACGGCGACGTCAGCGGTGAAGGTGGGCACGAGTGCGGTGGTCATGGCAGGGTTTCTCCCTTTGGCAGGTAAGGGGGCCGTACTGGCAATAATCAAGCTACCCTGATATCTAGGTGACGTCAATATGAGAAAAGGCCGGTAGGAGAATTCCCCTACCGGCCTTCACAGGCTTGAAGATTCATTCAGGAGGCAGCGCCGAGGGCCTCGCGCCAGGCAGCGTAGTAGGTCTTGACGTCGTCGAGGGACGTGGTGACCGGCGCCGGGGGGAGCCCTCGGACGATGTTCTTGCCCCAGTGGGTGGTGGACAGGCGGGGGTCGAGGATGGCGACGATGCCGTAGTCCGTGACGGTGCGCAGGAGTCGGCCGAAGCCCTGTCCCAGGGTGAGCATCATCAGGGGCAGCGCCAGCTCGGCGAAGTCGTTGCCGCCGCGCTCCTTGATCTTCTTGGAGCGGGCCGCGATCACCGGGTCGCTGGGGACAGCGAAGGGGAGCTTCATCATGACGACGAGGCGGTTCGTGTCGCCCGGGAAGTCAACGCCGACGAAAAACGACTTCATGCCGAACAGGACGCTGTCCTTCTGCTCCTTGAACTTCTGGGCGATCTCCTTGTTGGTGTGGTCCTTGCCCTGCATGTACACGGGGAACCCGGCGGCCCCGATGCGCTCGGCCAGCAGGTTGTAGGCCGCGATCATGTCGGTCTTCGAGGTGAAGAGCAGCATGGCTCCGCCTCGGGCGGCATCGCGGACGAGCATGGCGATGGTCTCGATGGCCCAGGTCTGCCAGGCGGCGCGGGCGTCCTTGTCCTTGGCGGAGGGGATGGGCATCGGCTCGCCCGCCTCGGTCTTGGCGCCGGGGACGTACATGAGCATCTGCCGCTCGTAGTCGAAGGGCGTGCCGACGTCGAGCGTGGTGGCCTTCTCCAGGCCGAGCGTCTTGGCCGCGTAGCTGAAGCCGGAGTTGCCGGTGCTGAGGGTGGCCGAGAGGATGACGGCCGAGGTCTCGTTCCACAGCTCCTCGCGGAGGATGGGGCCGACTTCGATGGGGCACGCGGTGAGGGCCCAGCGGGTGACCTGCTCCCCGGTCTTCTTGCTGCGGGCGGTGTAGGTCTCGGGCCAGGCGACCATGTCGATCTCAGGGGCCTCCAGGACCCGGGCGATGTTGGTGAGGTAGCTCTCGCCGAGGGTCAGCAGGCGCTTCTGCTTCGTGCCCTGGGCGCCCTTCTCACCCTTGGTGATCTTGGCGGCCTTGATCTTGTGCCAGGCGCGGGTGATGGCCTGGGTGAGGGCCTCGAAGACGGGGTAGTGCTCCTCGACGAAGTCGACGTCGAGGGTGGCTCCTTCGATCTCCATGAGCTTGACGACGATCTCGCGGATCTCGACGAGCTTGGCCTGGATCGTCTCGACGAGCTTCTCGGTGTCGCGGATGGCTTCGAGGTCACGTTCGGCGTTCTCGTCGTCGGTAGCGCTCTGGAGGGTCACGAAGTTCAGGGCCTGGTCGGCCCAGGCGAGGATGCCGCCCTCCTTGACCTCGAAGCCGAGGGTGCTCTGGGCGGTCTCGGGCAGTTCGTGGCCCTCGTCGAAGATCATGAGGTCGCGGTCGCCGAGGATGACGGACTCGCCGATGCCGTTCTCGTTGCTCTCGGCGATGGACATCTTCACCTTGACGTCGAGCATCGCCATCTTGTGGTTGGTGACCACGATGTTGGCCTCGGCGGCCTCGTCCTTGGCCTTGTAGCCGAAGCAGGTCTGGCCGAACGCGCAGCCGGAGCGGCCGGGGCACTCGTTCGCGCCGACGGCGACGTGCCTCCACTCCTCGGGGGCCACCGGGGTGGTGAGGGTGTCGCGGTCGCCGGTGGAGGTGGAGCCGTCGGCCATCGTCTCCTCGATGAGGTCGGCCAGGTTGGCGACCTGCTCGGAGGTGGCCTCCTGCAGCTTGTCCTTGCAGACGTACTGCCCGAGGCCCTTCAGCGGCGCGTAGGTGAAATCGACCGGGAGGTGCTCCTTCAGGAACGGGAGGTCCTTCTCCAGGTACTGGGTCATCAGCGCGAGGGTGGAGGTGGCGATGACGACCCGGCCTCCGGCGATCCGGCCGTTGCGGCTGACGCCGAGGATGGCCGGGATCAGCGCGCCGAGACTCTTGCCGGTGCCGGTACCGGCTTCCGCGAGGAGGTGCTGGGGGGCCGGGTCCGTCTCGCAGGCGGTGATGACGGCTTCGATCGCGGCGGCGAGCTTCTGCTGGGCCGGGCGGGCGGTGTAGCCGGGGAGGCGGGAGGCCAGGACGTT
Encoded here:
- the dnaE gene encoding DNA polymerase III subunit alpha; the encoded protein is MYRVIETHPSTTTALVEHDDDASRWLLVPTDTWNNIPASLWARALAAGAEGIACVASDGSAEAVTADTFADLRTETASGTYSVAPEALTRHPHGLPTIGEAERAKPEISNSAHAQRSNFVHLHTHAEYSALDGLSTLGEAVHQVAADRQTALGLTDHGTCAGHPELQRACDAAGLHPVFGIEANLVDDRLARPAPGDAEAQKHIRNNYWHLCLYAENNTGLSNLWAASTESYRDGHYGRPRMDWSTLQRHADGVIASTGCLRGPIAVALADGDTETARQRLAHLMAIFPGRLYVEIQTNTLPKQQALNNQLIDLAREHGLPLLATVDSHFPTCADADAHSTWIAVQTNKDIQDETDLFSEDLDLYLQTEAEVRAALAYLAPDVVDEAVTNTAVLAARCTARIEGTTTTPVFTRDGTHDDDARRLRETCEANWQRRIPATADQQTYRSRFEREMDLLVERGFCGYYLMVADYCSWAKDNGILVGPGRGSGGGSLVAYLTRITSLDPIRHSLLFERFLTRGRSGLPDFDVDFPASRKADILAYLRSRYGQDHVVSIGTELRLKNKAVINDLGRVFASRLPDGAHVDLRKVCALIDEAEAGTAGLGMSWDELWTQHGDQLAPYAQRYPDLFAMAERLVGRLKSYGRHAAGVVISTDRPLTGWLPLRSVDGEEQMVTQWSMADVENLGLVKFDVLTLRTLDTVQVCLDAIREQRGIILDLDAWEEQFEDPMVWEEIADAHVLGVFQIETHSGTRLCEQMRPRSLPELADMITLVRPGPMNSGLTDAYLRRRAGKQQTSYPDERLREVLEPTHGCMIYQEQVMAVTRLLAGYSEEEADGVRSILGKKKIEKIAAAGKDFLARADMPREAAEHLWHQMAEFSKYSFNKSHAYAYGILAFWTAFLKVHYPIEFLQAAMSTVDKDRVPEFVRESRRLGVAVLPPDVNVSGRGFSIDPSAYAVRYGLDSIKGVGESAVADLVAHQPYSSWSDFETRRGRGANAGVVALLARVGAFDSLVPNRRGLEALLLARKTGADTRCSLKDETVTGPNGLPCRFDWDNEPAPVNPRTGKKLPRKKPPKRCTKACRQYTPRPALQLHDVQPYTAEDIREIERDMLGCYVSSTPFDRIDPVERAICTQTASQLSNAPNGRYIVAALISSIRKHPAKAMGWLELETEERDVTAVVFPDAWATELHRFKLGQLCFAEVRKNDRGFTLTDYQPL
- a CDS encoding WhiB family transcriptional regulator, with protein sequence MTTGAPPLPPCVGRAKIFFSYTGRDIAQAKALCSSCAVLDPCRNRARNLGEWGIWGGETEDDRRAAGFPPQYTSALAHLELADSTDDVEAAQAPTTQPKRRRKRRNPPEHGTMAAVRRHRYFKEDLCELCGPEAERDKEEREKNRKPRARSLNKKEPPDCGTPAKYRWHRKRKEECEECKEAERLHSQQRRDEKRTNAA
- a CDS encoding DnaB-like helicase C-terminal domain-containing protein; this translates as MTTHAENVLYGSLLDVEALDRLTVVGLDLDVIPTEGMREVVEWAVEYFHRSGRAKAPSREMITEEWGDRLEQCDITLPDDDLQIDDVTWAIDTLNSQYVLATSQRLQRDVAIDLAKATVGERTDVVALAAERWFELALTVRDRTNEIEATQGLNDSLARYQHRLTTGAVLSGLCLGIDAIDQHTRGIHDGEIAVWAAPPKGGKSWTMTWAAISEWLRGRETVLYTLENGVQMTLDRIACQICAIDYRKYQMGTCTEAEIQRLADFLAARGDELRDGLHVISPEPGRRTPAALVRHAQALGAKSLIVDQLTHVEHPQPGRKARWEQVRDLMMGFATLVSTGRRPMPLLLAHQFSREGVKRMQKTGIAEPYDLAEGAEVERSASWVFGLLRSETQTRIGQATVQILAARRMDTKAWDCAWEPWYGIQEARQEVSL
- a CDS encoding ATP-binding protein codes for the protein MTNPLTPAPAPRACKPLSNHDFARLRAARPRLWLDPTTSCVTCLKQNGNTYRWWDYQTAPPEVATWNCSCTDQWLMHLWMLNAGIGLAYQRLDWEDATAVPEHVRDQIMQYAVNGARNIAQGRNLILWSPDAGTGKTLLLTLLAKALMAQARDVFTAQFNSIIDLFTGGWRDETERAEWNRRVHASEVLAIDDLGKEHKGRLEMVESMVDQVIRSRAANSQPVILTTNLTPHQIQDGYGGYVMSLLSEQSDFIEVSGADFRPRRREISRQEADLGLTRPITVV